In a genomic window of Desulfopila inferna:
- a CDS encoding D-alanyl-D-alanine carboxypeptidase family protein: MFSKISSHLPVFVFLLALLWIFSLSITTLAMPALEADKSPVSMKILGKYGDFSTIKKQNVTYALASAEKRVVKNLSAASVLVLDAVSEEIIFAKDPDTPRQPASTIKVLTGMIALKSLKESDNIAVSAKAARQPSSKIYLDQRKEYPAGDLINAVLLSSANDAGVALAEKIAGSEQVFAKMMTLRAKLWGAKMTVCKTATGLTAKGQHSTARDLAIIFNHAMKDGDFAEIMKHSKTRTTEGKLLRNHNKALWQIDGAEGGKTGYTNAARQTYVGKFKRGTAEIVVAILGSEKMWDDLKLLVEYGFQTKQLIAEQQLEMTQMADATP, encoded by the coding sequence ATGTTTTCTAAGATTTCCAGCCATCTGCCGGTTTTTGTATTCCTCCTTGCCCTTCTCTGGATTTTCTCTCTTTCGATAACCACCCTTGCCATGCCGGCTTTGGAAGCCGACAAGAGTCCAGTTTCCATGAAAATTCTGGGAAAATATGGCGATTTTTCCACCATTAAAAAGCAAAATGTTACATACGCTCTGGCTTCGGCAGAAAAACGTGTTGTCAAAAATCTCTCCGCCGCCAGCGTTCTGGTTCTCGATGCCGTCAGTGAAGAAATCATCTTCGCCAAAGATCCGGATACACCGCGTCAGCCGGCAAGCACCATAAAGGTTTTAACCGGCATGATTGCTCTCAAGTCCCTGAAAGAAAGCGACAATATAGCCGTCAGCGCAAAGGCCGCCCGGCAGCCAAGTTCCAAGATCTATCTGGACCAGAGAAAGGAGTACCCTGCAGGTGATCTCATCAATGCAGTTCTACTGTCCTCCGCCAACGATGCCGGGGTGGCCCTGGCGGAGAAGATTGCCGGCTCGGAGCAGGTGTTTGCCAAAATGATGACCCTGCGAGCCAAACTCTGGGGAGCGAAGATGACCGTCTGCAAGACAGCTACAGGCCTCACGGCAAAAGGCCAGCACAGCACTGCCCGCGATTTGGCCATCATCTTCAATCATGCCATGAAGGATGGTGATTTTGCCGAAATAATGAAACACAGCAAGACACGGACAACCGAGGGGAAACTTCTTCGCAACCACAACAAGGCCTTATGGCAGATAGATGGCGCAGAAGGCGGCAAGACCGGCTATACCAATGCCGCCCGGCAGACCTATGTCGGCAAGTTTAAGCGCGGCACGGCAGAGATTGTTGTTGCCATTCTGGGCAGCGAAAAAATGTGGGATGATTTGAAGTTGCTGGTGGAGTATGGCTTTCAGACCAAGCAGCTTATTGCCGAACAGCAGTTGGAAATGACTCAGATGGCCGATGCGACGCCTTAA
- a CDS encoding response regulator yields MKKILIIDDEELTLRFLEKVLMEEGYIVYLALNGEIGLRLFREKPTDLVITDIVMPVKDGLKTILELRQINESVPVIAISGGGAIAKERYLAVAGYLDNVRAMAKPFKKSEILKVVRELLH; encoded by the coding sequence GTGAAAAAAATTCTGATCATAGATGACGAGGAGCTCACGCTCCGGTTTTTAGAAAAGGTGCTGATGGAAGAAGGCTACATTGTGTATCTTGCCTTGAATGGCGAGATAGGGCTGCGGCTGTTTCGCGAAAAACCGACAGATCTTGTTATAACCGACATTGTCATGCCTGTAAAAGACGGTCTGAAAACGATTCTTGAACTGCGCCAAATCAATGAGAGCGTGCCGGTGATTGCCATCTCCGGAGGTGGGGCAATAGCCAAGGAAAGATACCTGGCGGTTGCCGGATACCTGGATAATGTCAGGGCCATGGCCAAGCCGTTTAAAAAATCGGAGATACTGAAGGTGGTCCGGGAATTGCTTCACTGA
- a CDS encoding DNA polymerase III subunit alpha, producing the protein MFPLHVRSYYSLMRGTMSPAEICARAKRYGYKSVALTDRDNLYGTWAFLAACRREGIRPIIGSEISEPGTDRIVTCLVRNRTGYSHLCNLLTRRHTEKNFSLEKALAQFSDGLFVLSRDQQILRFLQEKGANPVADLGPRPTEKAAVLRKWAQQKRIRAVATHDCGIAEQEDIALYVLLRAIDRNISISEALEAEKCTVVNSFAAPDVYSARFAIWPETLRESYRLAGECLFDGPDFGLVMPPWKGSESAAHTLRQWAYRGAEKRYGTDLTEVVVDRLEHELAVIESMGFSSYFLVVRNIVHRPRKDGSRRKRRICGRGSGAASLVAYCLEITNVCPIKYNLYFERFLNPGRIDPPDIDIDFAWDERDEVLHEVLNDHQGHAAMVCNHIFFKPRMAIRETAKAYGMPGYEISRITKKLPWFSRGADLLEQMGNMPTLRGENLSGPWPEIIRVAAKIIGIPRYISVHPGGVIITPQPISNYVPVEYAPKGVPIIQWEKDGAEDAGLVKIDLLGNRSLGVIRDCIAGVRAHGVIFRERGWVPEDDEPTRKTVGRGATMGCFYIESPAMRLLQQKAGDGDYEQLVIQSSIIRPAANEFVREYVRRLHGGEWQPLHYELKDVLDETFGLMVYQEDVSRVAVHLAGFSHARADGLRKIMSKKDKEHKLADYRQEFFAGCSARDIGEREVEAIWAMMMSFDGYSFCKPHSASYARVSFQAAYLKTYFPAEFMAAVISNEGGYYSTFAYVSEVKRCGVTILPPDVNLSGRKWKGKNRRIRVGLRAVHGVSEKLIERICSNREQGGNYKDPADFFQRTQPSEDEARQLIHCGALDSLQHKANRTVLLWELARFRRLTASGKKAPLFRIQLPPAPDLAEPAPEEMLRREYQALGFLCSVHPVVLFRKRVGTMVISRNFKSHVGKRIRFLGWLLTGKLVSTKTGEAMEFLTFEDEYGLVEATFFPRVYRRYANILRSGKPYVLDGLVESDFGAVTLTVDRVDALEKVR; encoded by the coding sequence GTGTTTCCACTTCATGTTCGTTCCTATTATTCACTCATGCGGGGGACTATGTCGCCTGCGGAAATCTGTGCCCGGGCTAAAAGGTATGGCTATAAAAGCGTGGCCCTGACCGACCGGGACAACTTGTATGGGACGTGGGCCTTTCTCGCGGCCTGCCGGAGGGAGGGGATCAGGCCCATCATCGGCAGCGAGATCAGCGAACCCGGAACGGACCGGATAGTGACCTGTCTGGTACGCAACCGGACAGGATACAGCCATCTGTGCAATCTGCTGACCAGGAGACATACGGAGAAAAACTTCAGCCTGGAAAAAGCACTGGCGCAGTTTTCAGATGGGTTATTTGTGCTCTCCCGGGATCAGCAAATCCTGCGTTTTCTGCAGGAAAAAGGTGCCAATCCGGTTGCCGATTTAGGGCCGCGGCCAACCGAGAAGGCAGCCGTACTGCGCAAATGGGCGCAGCAGAAGCGGATCAGAGCCGTGGCAACACATGACTGCGGCATTGCTGAACAGGAGGATATCGCTCTTTATGTCCTGCTGCGGGCAATAGATCGGAATATAAGTATTTCAGAGGCACTGGAAGCGGAAAAATGCACCGTCGTTAACAGCTTTGCTGCGCCCGATGTCTACAGCGCCCGTTTTGCCATATGGCCGGAGACTCTCAGAGAGAGTTACCGTCTGGCCGGAGAATGCCTCTTTGACGGCCCGGACTTCGGTCTGGTCATGCCTCCGTGGAAAGGAAGCGAATCTGCGGCACACACTCTGCGGCAGTGGGCCTATCGCGGGGCCGAAAAGAGGTATGGCACCGATTTGACCGAGGTGGTCGTCGACCGACTGGAGCATGAACTGGCAGTTATTGAGAGCATGGGCTTTTCCTCGTATTTTCTGGTGGTCCGCAATATCGTGCACCGCCCTCGGAAAGACGGCAGCAGAAGGAAACGGCGCATCTGCGGCAGGGGGTCGGGCGCCGCCTCTCTGGTGGCCTATTGCCTTGAAATTACCAATGTATGTCCCATTAAATACAATCTCTACTTCGAACGATTTCTCAACCCCGGCCGCATCGACCCCCCTGATATCGATATCGACTTTGCCTGGGATGAAAGAGACGAAGTCCTGCATGAGGTGCTCAACGATCATCAGGGCCATGCGGCTATGGTGTGCAATCATATTTTTTTCAAACCGCGAATGGCCATTCGTGAAACCGCCAAAGCCTACGGTATGCCGGGATATGAGATTTCGCGCATTACCAAAAAACTGCCGTGGTTTTCCCGGGGCGCGGATCTCCTTGAGCAGATGGGAAATATGCCGACATTACGGGGGGAGAACCTGAGCGGCCCCTGGCCTGAGATTATACGGGTTGCCGCAAAAATTATCGGCATTCCCCGATATATTTCGGTTCATCCGGGAGGGGTGATTATCACGCCGCAGCCGATCAGCAATTATGTACCGGTGGAGTATGCTCCCAAGGGAGTGCCGATTATTCAATGGGAAAAGGACGGTGCCGAGGATGCGGGGCTGGTCAAGATAGATCTGCTGGGCAACAGGAGCCTCGGGGTTATTCGTGACTGCATCGCCGGGGTGCGCGCTCATGGTGTGATTTTTCGGGAACGGGGCTGGGTGCCGGAGGACGATGAGCCGACCCGGAAAACCGTGGGCCGCGGTGCCACCATGGGGTGTTTTTACATAGAAAGTCCGGCCATGCGTCTGCTCCAGCAGAAGGCGGGCGATGGAGACTATGAACAGCTTGTCATCCAGTCATCCATCATCCGTCCCGCGGCAAATGAATTTGTCCGTGAATATGTGCGTCGTCTTCATGGGGGAGAGTGGCAGCCGCTTCATTATGAGTTGAAAGATGTTCTGGATGAGACCTTCGGCCTGATGGTATATCAGGAGGATGTTTCCCGGGTGGCTGTGCATCTGGCCGGGTTCAGTCATGCCCGGGCGGATGGCCTGCGCAAGATCATGTCGAAAAAGGATAAGGAGCACAAACTCGCCGACTATCGGCAGGAGTTCTTTGCAGGCTGCAGCGCCAGGGACATAGGAGAAAGGGAAGTTGAGGCCATCTGGGCGATGATGATGAGCTTTGACGGGTACTCGTTCTGCAAGCCGCATTCGGCCTCCTATGCACGGGTATCTTTCCAGGCGGCCTACCTGAAGACCTACTTTCCCGCGGAATTCATGGCGGCGGTGATTTCCAATGAGGGAGGGTATTATTCCACCTTTGCCTATGTCTCGGAGGTAAAGCGCTGCGGAGTGACAATTTTGCCTCCCGATGTCAATTTAAGCGGCAGGAAATGGAAAGGTAAAAATCGTCGTATTCGCGTGGGGCTGCGGGCTGTACATGGTGTTTCGGAAAAACTGATTGAACGCATTTGCTCTAACAGGGAACAGGGCGGCAACTATAAAGATCCCGCCGATTTTTTTCAGAGGACGCAGCCCTCCGAGGATGAGGCCCGGCAGCTCATCCACTGCGGAGCTCTCGATTCGCTGCAGCACAAGGCGAATCGGACGGTGCTGCTCTGGGAACTGGCCCGCTTTCGCAGGCTGACGGCATCCGGCAAAAAGGCGCCGCTGTTCCGGATTCAGCTGCCGCCTGCCCCCGATCTTGCTGAGCCTGCTCCTGAGGAAATGCTGCGAAGGGAGTATCAGGCGCTGGGGTTTCTGTGCAGCGTCCATCCCGTGGTTCTTTTCAGGAAAAGGGTCGGTACTATGGTGATCTCCCGTAATTTTAAAAGTCATGTAGGGAAACGCATCCGTTTCCTCGGCTGGCTCCTCACCGGAAAACTGGTGTCGACCAAAACCGGCGAAGCTATGGAATTTCTCACCTTTGAAGACGAATATGGTCTGGTGGAGGCTACATTTTTTCCCCGTGTCTATCGGCGCTATGCCAATATCCTGCGTTCGGGAAAACCTTATGTCCTCGATGGGCTGGTGGAAAGTGATTTTGGGGCGGTTACCTTGACGGTTGATAGAGTTGACGCATTGGAAAAAGTAAGGTAA
- a CDS encoding DNA polymerase Y family protein, whose amino-acid sequence MQRERSILHFNVADFAVAVERVVDISLRGKPLIIAPLQAARAVVYDMSEEAFQEGVRKGMPLFQATRICRAAEILPPKVGLYQRAMRDFLKRAKRFSPLIEYGPADGHLFVDVTGTHRLFGPAPDIGWKVRKEVCRDLGVDPIWTLSSNKLVAKVASRLVKPVGEYIVACGEEEEFLAPLSVFLLPGVSAVEMRRLREFNITRIGEIARLSRQELMVPFGRRGEFFYETSRGVSREMVAGGVKQAVSVSHEHHFGDDTNDREEVRNVVGRMAAEAGSELRSTRREARRLGIRIIYSDGAAVIRQASRRVGTSSDFVLRDMAMLALQRAWRRRTRIRSCYLVCDRLHRQSPQLSLFPAESPKNKGDEKILGAMDEIRNRFGSSLIHAGSSGAPRHGRETTLQPS is encoded by the coding sequence ATGCAGCGCGAACGATCCATACTTCATTTCAATGTGGCTGATTTTGCCGTGGCCGTGGAAAGGGTTGTCGACATCTCTCTGCGCGGCAAGCCTCTTATCATCGCGCCGCTGCAAGCCGCCAGAGCGGTGGTTTATGATATGAGCGAAGAGGCTTTTCAGGAGGGAGTGCGCAAAGGAATGCCGCTATTTCAGGCGACCAGGATATGCCGAGCTGCCGAGATTCTGCCGCCGAAAGTGGGTCTCTACCAGCGGGCCATGCGTGATTTTCTGAAAAGAGCCAAACGATTTTCCCCGCTGATCGAATACGGTCCGGCTGACGGTCATCTTTTTGTCGATGTGACCGGAACCCACCGACTGTTCGGTCCTGCTCCGGATATCGGCTGGAAGGTGCGCAAGGAGGTGTGCCGCGACCTGGGGGTTGATCCTATCTGGACCCTGTCATCCAACAAGCTTGTCGCCAAAGTGGCCTCCCGTCTGGTCAAACCGGTGGGAGAATATATTGTTGCATGCGGCGAAGAGGAAGAATTCCTGGCGCCGCTCTCCGTCTTTCTGCTGCCGGGAGTCAGTGCGGTGGAAATGCGCAGGCTTCGTGAATTCAATATCACCAGAATAGGGGAGATTGCCCGGCTGAGCAGGCAGGAATTGATGGTGCCCTTCGGCCGCCGCGGCGAATTCTTCTACGAGACCAGTCGCGGAGTCAGCCGGGAGATGGTTGCCGGGGGAGTTAAACAGGCGGTCTCCGTCAGTCATGAACATCATTTTGGCGATGACACCAACGACAGAGAAGAGGTGCGGAATGTGGTCGGCCGCATGGCCGCCGAGGCGGGAAGCGAGCTGCGTTCCACCAGGCGGGAGGCACGGCGTCTCGGGATCAGAATCATTTACTCCGATGGTGCCGCGGTTATTCGCCAGGCGTCGCGGCGGGTCGGTACCTCCAGTGATTTTGTCCTCAGGGATATGGCCATGCTTGCCCTGCAGCGCGCCTGGAGGCGGCGGACACGGATACGAAGCTGTTATCTTGTCTGTGACCGGCTGCATCGTCAATCACCGCAGCTTTCTTTATTTCCTGCGGAATCTCCAAAAAATAAAGGAGATGAGAAAATTTTGGGGGCGATGGATGAAATCAGGAACCGTTTTGGGTCTTCTCTGATACACGCCGGCAGTAGTGGCGCGCCACGGCACGGACGGGAAACGACGCTTCAGCCCTCATGA